The proteins below are encoded in one region of Nitrospira sp. SG-bin1:
- a CDS encoding hydrolase, translated as MTSRHEQPVRITKGELILEGILGLTTGSRGVIIFAHGSGSGRLSPRNNFVARHLQQDGLATLLLDLLTEEESDDRRNVFDIDLLADRLLLAKAWLEAEPRTNNLSIGYFGASTGAGAALQAAAREPSNIKAVVSRGGRPDLAEPYLPSVTVPTLLIVGGQDEPVIEMNQAAYDLLTCEKKLIIVPGATHLFEEPGTLEQVADHAGRWFRRYLS; from the coding sequence ATGACATCCCGGCACGAACAGCCCGTCAGAATCACAAAAGGGGAACTTATCCTGGAAGGCATCCTTGGACTCACGACCGGTTCGCGCGGAGTCATCATCTTTGCGCATGGAAGCGGCAGCGGACGATTGAGTCCTCGTAACAATTTCGTCGCCCGCCATCTACAACAAGATGGACTTGCCACGCTCCTGCTGGATCTTCTGACCGAAGAGGAATCGGATGATCGGCGCAACGTGTTCGATATCGATCTGCTGGCGGATCGGTTGTTGCTGGCGAAGGCCTGGTTGGAAGCCGAGCCGCGAACAAACAATCTGAGCATCGGCTATTTCGGCGCCAGCACCGGCGCCGGAGCCGCTCTGCAAGCTGCCGCGCGAGAACCATCGAACATCAAGGCCGTGGTGTCGCGGGGCGGAAGACCGGACCTGGCTGAACCCTATCTGCCATCGGTCACCGTGCCGACGTTGCTGATCGTCGGAGGCCAGGATGAACCGGTCATTGAGATGAACCAGGCCGCCTACGATTTGCTGACCTGCGAAAAGAAATTGATCATCGTCCCCGGCGCGACGCACCTCTTCGAGGAACCAGGTACGCTGGAACAGGTGGCGGACCATGCGGGGAGATGGTTTAGGCGCTACCTATCGTGA
- a CDS encoding nicotinate phosphoribosyltransferase translates to MNPSTSALLTDLYELTMAQAYLEEGMEGSAVFEFFVRKLPPHRNFLVAAGLEQVLDYLSEWHFTREELAWLDQSKQLSSQFLHYLEALRFTGNVEAMLEGTIFFPHEPIVRIVAPLPQAQLVESRVMNLLNFQTMVASKAVRSVLAAERKPLIDFGLRRAHGAEAGLLAARACFLIGFAGTATVLAGMMYGIPQYGTMAHSFVQAHEDELIAFEHFAQARPDNVVLLLDTYDTEAAADKVVSLAKTLQAHGMTIKGVRLDSGDLADHARKVRRILDAGGLPGAQILVSGNLDEYRVSELVHTGAPIDSFAVGTAVTTSSDAPSLDCAYKLQEYAGRPSRKRSEGKATWPGRKQVFRFYRSDGGFDYDVVTTDHDQLSGEPLLHPVMTNGRRLAASPELAELRRHVVAQLGRLPEPLRVLEAVPAYDVRISPALQTLTQAVDRISNIL, encoded by the coding sequence ATGAATCCATCGACGAGCGCTCTGCTGACGGATCTATATGAACTCACGATGGCCCAGGCCTATCTGGAAGAAGGGATGGAGGGGTCGGCCGTGTTCGAGTTCTTTGTCCGCAAGCTGCCCCCCCATCGAAACTTCTTGGTGGCAGCCGGCCTTGAACAGGTGTTGGACTATCTCTCGGAATGGCACTTTACCCGCGAAGAACTGGCCTGGCTGGATCAATCGAAGCAACTCAGCTCGCAGTTTCTGCACTACTTGGAAGCCCTCCGGTTCACGGGGAATGTCGAGGCGATGCTCGAAGGAACCATCTTTTTTCCCCACGAGCCGATCGTCAGGATCGTCGCGCCCCTTCCGCAAGCTCAGCTCGTCGAAAGTCGTGTCATGAACCTGTTGAACTTTCAAACCATGGTGGCCTCCAAGGCCGTCCGGTCGGTGCTGGCCGCAGAAAGAAAGCCGCTCATCGATTTCGGATTGCGCCGTGCGCATGGTGCCGAGGCAGGTCTGCTCGCCGCGCGGGCGTGTTTTTTGATAGGCTTCGCCGGAACGGCAACCGTCCTGGCCGGCATGATGTACGGCATTCCGCAGTACGGCACGATGGCCCATTCATTCGTGCAAGCCCACGAAGATGAACTCATCGCCTTCGAGCACTTTGCCCAAGCCCGACCGGACAACGTGGTTCTCCTGCTCGACACCTACGACACGGAAGCGGCCGCTGATAAAGTCGTCTCGTTGGCCAAGACTCTTCAAGCCCATGGTATGACGATCAAGGGGGTACGGCTGGACAGCGGTGACCTGGCCGACCATGCCCGTAAGGTTCGACGTATCCTCGATGCAGGAGGCTTGCCTGGCGCACAAATTCTGGTCAGCGGCAACCTCGATGAATATCGGGTAAGCGAGCTGGTCCACACCGGGGCGCCGATCGACAGCTTCGCCGTTGGAACGGCTGTGACAACCTCGTCCGATGCTCCCTCGCTCGACTGTGCCTATAAACTCCAGGAATATGCGGGCCGTCCCTCCCGCAAACGGTCGGAAGGCAAAGCCACGTGGCCGGGGCGCAAGCAAGTCTTTCGGTTTTATAGAAGTGACGGCGGGTTCGATTACGACGTCGTGACGACAGACCACGATCAACTGTCCGGCGAACCACTGCTCCACCCTGTCATGACGAATGGTCGCCGCCTTGCGGCATCGCCCGAACTCGCCGAACTGCGGCGCCATGTGGTTGCTCAGTTGGGACGACTTCCTGAACCGCTGCGAGTCCTCGAGGCCGTGCCGGCCTATGACGTTCGGATTTCTCCGGCCTTGCAGACGTTGACCCAGGCAGTAGACCGTATATCGAACATCTTATGA
- a CDS encoding nicotinamidase, which produces MISLTTSDALLITDIQRDFLPGGTLAISGSETVLPILDNYVRQFQARHLPMFMTRDWHPPDHCSFQPQGGPWPPHCVAGLPGSLPPSSFMTPPSAVIIYKAIDRDQEAYSAFHGTALDRHLRALKVRRLFIGGLATDYCVLNSVKDARILGYDVCLLADAIKAVNLRPDDGRRAEEEMIRLGAVSVRWERPGT; this is translated from the coding sequence ATGATTTCCCTGACCACATCCGACGCCTTGCTCATTACGGACATCCAACGTGATTTCCTACCGGGCGGCACACTTGCCATCAGCGGAAGTGAGACCGTTCTTCCCATCCTGGATAATTATGTTCGACAATTCCAGGCACGACATCTCCCCATGTTCATGACTCGCGATTGGCACCCACCCGACCATTGCTCGTTCCAGCCGCAGGGCGGGCCATGGCCACCTCATTGTGTCGCCGGATTACCCGGTTCGCTGCCGCCGTCGTCGTTTATGACACCGCCATCGGCCGTCATCATTTACAAGGCCATCGATCGGGACCAGGAGGCCTACTCGGCGTTCCACGGCACCGCGCTGGATCGGCACCTTCGCGCCCTCAAAGTGCGACGTCTGTTCATCGGTGGATTGGCGACGGACTATTGCGTGCTGAACTCCGTCAAGGATGCGCGCATACTAGGCTACGATGTCTGTTTGCTGGCGGATGCCATCAAGGCGGTCAACCTTCGTCCTGACGATGGCCGCCGGGCCGAGGAGGAAATGATCCGCTTGGGAGCAGTGTCGGTTCGGTGGGAGAGGCCTGGAACATGA